The DNA segment AGTTTGGGGAAAGCACTACGGCTAGAGCGCTGCATTATTTGTCCTTACCAGCCCTCTAGTTCTATCGTCAAGGTGATAGCAGAGTATCACCACCCAGAACGAGCTTCGGTGCTTGGCTTAGAAATGGATATAACTTCTGAGCCAGCCTTTGCTCAGGCGTTAGCAACCCTAGAACCCATCGTAATGGAGAAGTCGGAGTATAATCTGTGTCCGCAGCACAAAATTTTAGTGGTAGCTACAAGCCATCAAGACCAAGCCAACGGACTGATTGGCATCAGCCTCAGAGATGAATTTGATCCGTTGACAGATAAAGAAGTAGAACTAGCAAAAGAGTTTGCCAATCAGTTGGGTACAGCGATCGCTCATGCTACTTTGTACAAAGAACTAGAAGCAGCTCGTCAAAAAGCCGAAGAAGCCTCCCGCCTCAAAACTGAATTTCTGGCTAATGTATCCCACGAAATTCGTACTCCTCTCAACGGCATGATCGGATTTTTGAAGCTAATTTTGGAAGGTATGGCAGATGATCCTGAAGAACAAAATCAGTTTCTGTTAGAAGCCCATCATCTATCAATACATCTGCTGAATATCATTAACGATATCTTAGATATAGCCAAAATTGAAGCAGGCAAAATGGAGCTAGTTTGCTCTCCAGTCAAGCTAAATGAGCTATTTGAAGAGGTAGAAAATTTTCTGCGTCCCCAAGCAGAGTCAAGAGACCTGAGCTTTTGGATGGATACGCTTCCTACCTCTGATGAAATTATTGTCCAAGGTAATTTCCAAAGGTTGCTACAAGTCATGCTCAACTTGGTGAATAATGCCATCAAATTTACCCAAGAAGGGGGCATCACAGTTAGCGCTGATTTAGTCTTGAAGAAGGTGAAATTTCAAGATCAGGAATTTCCAGGGATGGTGAGGGTAAGAGTAGCCGATACCGGTATTGGTGTTTCCCTGGACAAACAAGACAAACTATTTCAATTATTCTCTCAGGTGGATGGTTCTCGGACTCGCCAGTACGGGGGTACAGGTTTAGGACTGGTAATATCCCAGAAGCTCATAGAGGCTATGGGCGGTGAAGTACATTTTTACAGTCTCGGCGAAGGACTTGGTTCAACAGTCACATTCACCGTGCCGCTGTATCAGCAACCAGTCTTAGTTTCTTCTAATGATAACGATTGAGATTATTTATTTGTCAAGTTTAGTCTGGTACTATACCAACAGAGTTATGAGCCGTGATGCGTAAAACCCCCGAATTCCATTGGGGGGATATAAGCGAATGCGCTAAATTTATTTAGCTGCCTTATGTTAATTGTGGTAACATAAATTTGTGGTCAACGGGTCGAGCCATGATTGTTTACGAGTTCAAGGTCAAAGGTAAAGATCAGCAGTATCGCGCTATTGATGAGGCGATTCGTACGAACCAGTTCATCCAAAATAAGTGTTTGCGCTACTGGATGGATCACAAAAACATTGGTAGGTATGACCTCAATAAATATTGTGCGGTACTCGCCGCTGAGTTTTCCTTTGCTGATGAACTGAACTCAATGGCTAGACAGTCTGCTGCGGAACGTTCCTGGAGTGCAATAGCTCGGTTTTACGATCACTGCAAGAAAAAGGTTTTGGGTAAAAAGGGTTTCCCGAAGTTTAAGAAAAATTGTCGTTCAGTTGAATATAAATCAACTGGATGGAAGCTTTCTGATACTCGCAAAGTCATAACCTTCTCTGACAAAAAAGGTATTGGAACCCTAAAATTAAAGGGAACCTATGACCTTAATTACTACAATATCAAGCAAATTAAGCGTGTCCGTTTGGTAAGCCGTGCTGATGGATACTATGCTCAATTTGCGGTTGATGTTGATGTGAGAGTGGAGAAACAACCCACAAACCAAGTAGTTGGCATTGATTTGGGATTGAAATACTTCATTGCTGATAATAAAGGCAGTGTAGAACCTTCACCCCAGTTCTACCGCCAGTCAGAAAAACAGTTAAACCGTGCTAACCGCAAGAAATCTCAGAAGTTTAGTGCAGCTAAGAAAAAAGCCAAGCAACGGCAATCAAACAATTACCACAAAGCTAGAAATAGATATGCTCGCAAGCATTTAAGGGTAAGTAGGCAACGAAAAGAGTATTGCAAGAGATTAGCGTACTCCGTCATCCAATCTAACGATCTGGTAGCCTATGAAGATTTAAATGTGAAAGGGTTAGTCAGAAATCGACATCTAGCTAAATCAATTAGTGATGCTGGTTGGTATACTTTCCGCCAGTGGTTAGAATATTTTGGTCATAAGTATGGGAAAGTGACGGTTGCTGTGCCTCCCCACAATACAAGCCAAAATTGTTCTCACTGTGGTCAGAAAGTGAAAAAATCCTTGTCTACAAGAACTCATGTTTGCCCACATTGCGGATATGTAGAAGACAGAGATACCAATGCTGCAATCAATATTTTGAGACTAGGACTCAGTACGGTAGGGCATACCGGAACTTACGCTACAGGAGATTTGCCCTCTTGGGCGGTTGGCGCCAGCCTGTCGTCTAATGGCGAGTCGGTGAATGTAGAATCCCCGAATTAGAAATTCGGGGAGTGTCAATAGCTTTTCAAGTCTGGTGAATACACAATATGGTGGGAATTATATCTAAAATTAAGTTAACAAATTTTGAATATCAAAATTTTCCTACCCAAAGAGGTCTCACACAATGGAACTGACAATAGAAAACGTCGAAACAGTCTTAGATGAAATGCGCCCTTACTTAATGTCTGATGGCGGTAACGTCGAACTTGTAGAACTTGATGGACCAATTGTGAAACTGCGGTTACAAGGCGCTTGTGGTTCTTGCCCTAGTTCCGCAATGACCTTGAGAATGGGCATTGAACGTCGCCTCAAGGAAATTATTCCCGAAATCGCAGAAATTGAGCAAGTAATCTAGCGGCTGGGGTGATGGGGAAAACGGGAATAACCAATGCCCCATCCCCTATACCCCATTCCTGATTTTCCATTCGCCAACATTAACCATGTCTCATCCATTACACATCGCCTTTATCTGGCATCAACACCAGCCGCTGTACAAATCTCCTAACAGCGGCGTTTCGCTTTCTACCAGTCAGCATTACCGCTTACCTTGGGTACGATTGCATGGAACCAAAGATTATTTAGATTTAATATTAATTCTGGAAAAGTATCCGAAGTTACACCAGACAGTAAATTTAGTACCATCCCTAATATTACAACTAGAAGATTATATTGCAGGCACTGCGTTTGACCCGTATCTCACGGCTAGTTTGACACCAGATGCACAAATAACTCAGCCACAACGAGAATTTATCATCCAACACTTTTTTGATGGCAATCACCATACTCTGATTGACCCCCATCCCCGCTATGCCCAGTTGTATAACCAAAGACAGGAAAAAGGGCAAGCTTGGTGTTTGGCTAATTGGCAATTGCCAGATTACAGCGATTTGTTAGCTTGGCACAATCTGGCATGGATTGATCCTCTGTTTTGGGATGACCCAGAAATTGCCGCTTGGTTAAAACAGGGTCGAAATTTTACTTTAAGCGATCGCCAGCGCATATACTCCAAACAGCGCGAAATTCTGGGTCGCATTATCCCCCAACACCGGAAAATGCAAGCAGCAGGGCAGCTAGAGGTCACCACCACACCCTACACTCACCCGATTTTGCCCTTACTAGCTGATACTAACTCTGGGCAAGTAGCAGTGCCTTCAATGACACTACCTCATCAGCGGTTTCAGTGGGCAGAAGACATTCCCCGCCACTTGCGTAAAGCTTGGGAATTATATACGGATCGTTTTGGTCAAGAACCACGGGGTTTATGGCCTTCAGAACAATCAGTCAGCCCAGAAATTCTGCCCTATATCATTAAACAAGGCTTTAAGTGGATTTGCTCAGATGAAGCGGTTTTGGGGTGGTCTTTGAAACACTTCTTTCACAGAGATGGGGCAGGGAATGTCGAGTCACCAGAATTATTATACAAACCCTATCGTTTACAAACTCCAGCCGGTGATTTAGCAATTGTCTTTCGTGACCATAGATTATCAGATTTGATTGGCTTTACCTACAGTTCAATGCCCGCCAAAGAAGCAGCAGCTGACCTAGTGGGACACCTGCAAGCGATCGCGAAAATGCAAAGAGAAAGCGACAGCGAACAACCTTGGCTAGTCACCATTGCATTAGATGGGGAAAATTGTTGGGAGTATTATCCCCAAGACGGCAAACCCTTCTTAGAAGCGTTGTATCAAAGCTTAAGTAACGAACCCCATCTCAAACTCGTCACTGTCTCCGAATTTATCGCAGAATTTCCCCCCACTGCAACTATTCCTGCACAACAGCTACATAGTGGTTCTTGGGTAGATGGTAGCTTTACCACTTGGATAGGTGACCCCGCCAAAAATCGCGCCTGGGACTACCTAACCCACGCAAGAGAAACACTGGCAAAACATCCCGAAGCCACCGAAGAAAGTAACCCAGCCGCATGGGAAGCTTTATATGCCGCCGAGGGTTCCGATTGGTTCTGGTGGTTTGGTGAAGGGCATTCTTCAAATCAAGATGCCATCTTCGACCAATTATTTCGGGAACACCTATTAGGAATTTACAAAGCATTAAATGAACCAGCACCATCCTATCTCAGACAACCATTAGAAATTCATGAATCACGGTCAGACCATAGGCCATTCGGGTTTATTCATCCCGCCATTGATGGTAAAGGTGATGAACAGGATTGGGACAAAGCCGGACGCATAGAAATCGGTGGGGCGAGGGGAACCATGCACAATAGCAGCCTCATTCAGCGACTGTGGTATGGAGTAGATCACCTAAATTTCTATATCCGGTTAGACTTTAAAACTGGTGTTGTCCCAGGAAAAGATTTACCTGAAGAATTGAATTTATTGTGGTTCTATCCCGATAGAACAATGCACAATAGCCCCATCCCCATCGCAGATGTGCCAGATATCGCGCCACTAAATTACCACTACCACCACCATCTAGAAATTAACTTACTCACCCAATCGATCCAGTTTCAGGAAGCTGGAGAACATTATCAATGGCATCCTCGTTTTACCCGCGCCCAAGTCGCTTTCAATAATTGTTTAGAAATTGCCATCCCGTGGGCTGATTTGCAAATTCCGCCAGATTATCCCCTGCGCCTAGTTTTAGTCCTAGCGGATGAAGAACGTTACCGCGATTATTTGCCAGAAAACGGTTTAATTCCCATTGAAGTACCTTAAATACCAGATATTCTACTTCAAAAAAGTGTTTTTTGCTTCTTCCTTCTTCTTTCTTTTCTTTGTGTCCTTTGTGTCCTAAAGCCCTGGGGGCATACGCTGCGCGGTAAGCGTTCGCGGTAGCGTGCCGGAGGCTCTAGCTATGCCGAAGGCTTTATGCGGTATGCGCTGCGCGCACGCTACGCGAACGTTCCTCTTGATCCAACTTCTTCAATAAAAACCGAGCAAAACCCTTATATATATGCTATCAGTGAGGGCTGAAGCCCTCACTACAAACTTTTATCGTACCTCCTTCAAACTATCAACTTGTTTAGTAAACATTTCAGTAAATAGACTCATCACCGTCCGTTCTTCACGTACCTTAATATTAGCGACAATTGACATTCCTGACTGTAAGGGAATATTTCTACCTTGAGCATCTAAATATTGTTTATCCAAACTAATTGTTGCGGGAAATCTATAAAATTGATATGTTTCATCTGGTGGTAACGCATCTGAGCCTATACTAATTACTTGTCCTTTAATATCACCAAATTGGCTAAAAGGAAAAGAATCAATTCTGACATCAGTTTGCATTCCTTCCCGCACAAAACCAATATCTTTATTGGTAATAAAAACCTCAGCAATATATTTTTCATCAGGGACAATTTGTAAAACTTGTTGACTACTATTAGCAACAAAACCAGGGTTTTTTGCTTGTAAGTCAAAAATTGTTCCGGCTACAGGAGCGCGAAGTTCTTGATATTCAAAATTTAACTGAGCTTGAGAAATTTTACTATTTAAATCTGCCAATGTTTGTTCATTACTGAGGACAATTCTCATAAATTGACTATCAATTTCGGCAATACGTTTTTTGTTATCAGCTATTTTCTCTAAGACATTTTTGCCAGAAGCAGCCACAGTATTTTTGAGTTCCTGCTGTCCTTGCTCAATTGTAAACTGTAGACGTTGCTGTTCTTCATCTAATTGAGCTATTTCGGATGTGAGTGTTTGTACCTGTTGTTGTTGATTGAGATACTGAAGCTGAGAAATACCACCTTCTTCTGCTAATATTTGAATTTTATCTAATATATTCTGCTGAATCAATAAACTAGATTGAGTATTATTCTTTCTTACTTGTATTTGAGCCAGTTGTTTCTTCGTTTTCTCCACTTCTAGCTCTCCAGCGGCAGACCGAGAATCTAATTCTCTCTGAGCAAATTGTAGACGTTGTTGTTCATCAACTCCTAAACCTGCAACTGTATTCAAATTGCTCAATTCAGCACGTAACAATTCATTTTCTTTAACTAACGCTGTCCTACTTTTCAAAAGAAACTCGGCATTTACTGGTAATTTAGCACTGGAGAACTCCACCTCAGCGGCTGTTGTATAACTAGTTGCCATTAACCGACGATAAATTTGGTTTTCTGACATTAACGCCGTGCGAATTTCTTTTAAAGAATCTAGTTCAGCAACTGTAGCAACAGTTTCAAAGGTCAGCAGCAAATCTCCTGGCTTAACTTGTTCTCCATCTTTAACGTGAACCGATTTTACTACTCCACTAACAGGAGCTTGAACTTCTTTGACTGTCCCTTCAGGCTTGAGTTGACCTGTAGCAGGTACTACTTGCTCGATTTTGGCAAAATAAGCCCAAGTAATGCCAAAACAAGCTAGCCCTATTAAGGTCATCATAATTGTGCGTGACCAAATAGGCGATTGGCGTAAAACAACTGATTGGTCAAAATTAGTATAATTGGCATTTCCTAAAGGCTGATTAGAAGCCTTCTCTGGAGATGTTAGGAGCGGCGAATTTGCCTTGACACCGTTTTTTGACTTACCGTTGCCATTTCCATTAAGTTGAATCATGATGATTTGATTTTTTGGTGAAAAAATTATTAATAGAGTTACACATTCACTTGTTGTTGCTGATAAAGGTAAGAATAATGACCTTTAGCAGCCATTAATTCTTGATGGCTTCCTTGTTCTATCAATCTGCCATTATCCATCACGACAATCATATCTGCATGGCTGACAGTGGTGAGGCGATGGGTAATAAAGAAGACCGTGTTACCTTTAAAAGCATTAGCTAAATTTAAACAAACTTGTCGCTCCGTAGGATAATCTAGGGCGCTTGTGGCTTCGTCTAAAACTAATAATTTTGGTCGTTGTAGAATAGAACGCGCGATCGCAATTCTTTGTCTTTGTCCACCTGAAAGTCCAGCCCCCCGCTCTCCTACGCGGGTATTGTAACCGTTGGGTAAGGACATAATAAAATCGTGCGCCACAGCAATGCGAGCAGCTGCAATAATTTCGTCTGTTGTAGAATCGGGGTTCGTTAAAGCAATATTTTCCTGAACAGTTCCATCAAACAATAGTGTTTCTTGGGGAACTACACCCACCTGTCGTCGCAGCGAATAAAGTTCCACTTTGGAAATATCGTAATTATCAATTAAAATTCTGCCTGACTCCACTTCGTACAGTCTCAGCAGTAATTTCATTAACGTACTTTTCCCTGAACCACTTTGCCCCACGATACCAATAAATTGCCCCGATGCAATTTCCAGATTAACGTTAGAAAGTTGTAAGGGACCGCTTGTCGCAAATCGGAAGGAAACATTTTCAAATTTCACGCTTCCCGAAATTGCGGGTAAGGGAATATTTCCGCGGTCTAATTCACCTTCTTGTGGTGTATCAACAATATCGCTTAAACGCTCCAGGGATAATGCAGTTTCTTGGAAACTTTGCCAGAGTTGAGCTAAACGTAAGATAGGGCTAGTGACGTAACCTGAGATAATCCTAAAAGCGATTAATTCACCTAGGGTTAATTCTCCTTGCAGGACTAAATAAGAACCCAACCACAACACTAGCAATGCACTAAGTTTATTGAGGAAACTACTAGTAGAGTTAGCTAAAGTAGAAGTGATTACAGTTTTAAACCCTGCAGCTACATACCGTGCATAACGCTCTTGCCAGGAAAAACGCGATTGCAATTCAATATTTTGCGCTTTTACTGTTTGAATACCTGACATTACCTCAACCAAATAAGATTGAGTATGGGCGTTGCGTTCAGCTTTTGTCCGTAACTGTTTGCTAATAGTGGGAGAAGCAATTAAAGTGAGAATAATAAATATTGGTATTGTTCCTAAACCTACTAAAGTTAGCTGCCAACTATAAAACAGCATCACGACAATATAAATTACTGAGAATACGGCATCTAAGACCACTGTTAAGGCTGTACCAGTGAGAAACTGACGAATATTCTCTAATTCGTTGACGCGAGTCGCCAGTTCGCCTACAGGTCGGCGTTCAAAATAACGTAGTGGTAGACGTAGTAAGTGGTCAATAATCTGTGACCCCAAACCCATATCGATGCGGTTGGTCGTATCAACAAATAAGTAAGTTCTTAATGTGGTAAGTAATGCTTCAAATATGCCCACAACTAAGAGCAAAACTCCTAAAACATTTAGGGTACTAATGCTATTTTGGACTATAACTTTGTCGATAATTAACTGAATAACCAAGGGATTAGCTAGCTGGGCTAACTGCACAAAAAATGAAGCAATAAAAACTTCTACGAGAACTCGCCGATGCTTTGACAGATAAGGAACAAACCATTGGATACCAAAGCGTTCTTGAGGTGTTTCCTTTGTAGCAGCCAGCAATAAAACTTTCACCTGGGGAGGTAAATTGCTTTCATCAATATCTAATTTGGCGATAAATTCAGCAGGTTTGCAACGGACAATTCCTTGGGATGGCACACCTGCAACAATAGTATTAGCAACTGTTTCATATAAAACAGCATAACTATCACCATAATAAATTAATGCTGGTGTAGGAATGCGTGTAATTGCTGCCACAGGTAAGTCTACTAACTGGGATTTGAGTCCGATTAATTCGGCTACGTATGCACAGGCGGGAAAGGATATAGTAGAATGGCGTTTGATTTGTTCAGTTAAGATGCGGCGAATCACTTCCCGGCGAAAGGGAATTTTTAGGTGTTTCGAGAGCATTTGAAAACAGGCAAAGATGGTATTTAATTCACCTTTACCGCTCACAAATGGGTAATTTTGACGTTTTTGTTTACCTGTCTCCGGAGATGCTTCGGACTGGGGAATTTCTTCTTCAGATGCGTAGGGAATTTCTAGGTCATCTGTGACAATGGGTTGGGTAAGTTGTACAGGAATCTGCACTTGATGACTATCTAAAAATGATAAGTCTGCGGGAGATAAACCAATCAAGCGGGCGCGATTTGTTCCTTTAACTTCTAGTGTCTCACCTAATTCTAACTGGGAACCAGGAGAGAAATTTGTGACTGAACTACCGCCACTGACAAACCAGATATTTTCGTTATCTAGTTGGCTAACTGGGGTTTTTCCTGGATGAAGGTAATGTATTTTTGCTCTGGATAAGGCTTGTTCAGCCAGTTCGGTGAAATTAAGAACTGCGTTGGCTTGCTTTTCGACTTGTGAACCCAGAACATCAAATACCTCTATCAAATGACTGCGGTTTAAGCGTGTATCGGCAAAGTTTGGGTAGGAAGCAACTAAGCGTAAATATTCGATTTTACTCAAGTTGAGACAGATAACTTCGGTGGAAGCGATCGCGGTTTCACAGGCAACCTCACGTAATATACTAATCTCACCGATAATTGCGCCTGGTTGTAATAATTTTAATGTCGTAGGGATTTGCGTTTGGGGATGATATCCTAAAAAACGGACTTTTCCTTCGTAAATAATTGTAATTTGTTCGGGAAGTTTTTCTTTCCCAATGATTTTTTGTCCTATGCGATAGCGCCAAGCTTGTACTTGTTTGGAGAGATGAGTTATCTCTTCAGTGGGTAAATGCTCAAACCCCTCTAGGTTTGAAAGAAATTCTTGAAAGGAACTAGTAATATAAGTCATTCCCTGATAATTGTATATACAAGTTGATTGATAATGAGAACCTGAAAAATAAGTTTATTTTTCATTGTTATGTCTCAACTGTGGCATATTTTCGTTGGTTAATTTGGCAATTTTGTGCTAATATCTGGGCTTGTAGCCAACTATTAAAACGTTCATTCAGCAAGCGTTGACGCAGTGAATTATCTAACTGTGTCAGCAATAACTTCTCTAGGCGGACTATCACGATCCAGTTTTCTAATTGAGTTGGTGGTAACAGTTGTTGTGGCTGGCTACTGGCTAATATCTTCGCTAAAACTGGATGGATAGTTTGTAATTCCAGCGGACCAACTAAACCATTTGTCTGTGCTTCGGGTCCTTGAGAATATTCTCGTGCCAATTCGGCAAAACTTTGTTCTCCTGCTTGCAGGCGAAAATAGATTTCTTGAGCAATGCCCACATCATTAGTTCTGATCAGAGAATAAACTACTCGATCTAATTGGGGTTTGCGCTGGGAAAAATAAGATTCTAAATCGCCAGACCAAGTGAGTTGCTTGAATTTTTCTATTTTAAATTGCCGGATAGCGATCGCATCCAATTGTTCTGCACTCATGTTATTTTGCTCCAGCCAACGCTGACGTGCATCATCAGAGGTAATTTGATAATGTTGGGCTAGCTTTTCATAGGCAATTTTCTCTTCTTCTGGTGTACATGAAATTGGTGCGATCGCTTGGTCAAGCAACACCTCTTTGATCAGCTGCGGCAGCATTTGGTATTTTTCCAGCAATGGTAACACTTCTGTGGCCGTCAACTGGCGATCGCCTACTTGCAGAACTGGCATCATGTTACTTTCAATTTGTGTTGCCACGAAAATTAATCCTCTCAATGAAGATAGTGGAAATATTTTGAGAAAAGATTATGACTTGGTTAAGTTTAGATAAACAATATTATTTTAGTTCATTTTTGGCATTTACAATTTCATGCTTCAATTTAAATTTAATACTTCCAACTTGTTGTTCAGCCTGATTTTTTTATAACTTAGACATACTTTTAATAGTTGAAAGTATACTACTTGACTTGCTTCTAAAATACCTATATGTAAACTTGTATTTATATATAAGTAACTTCAGAATGTTGAGTAAAATCCAAGTAATGTGAGTTTACTTTATGTTTAAATATAACAAATAAGTAGAGTAAATTCACTGAAATTATTGCATAATTATGAGAAATTAAAAATTATTTTGCCAAATATATAATGAACATAAGTAAATACAACGATGAAAAAAATCGCTTAATCGAATTTAGATACGTTGCTGCAGCTATGTTGTCAAAGGCGATGGTTTTAGACGAAGTTTCAGATATTTGTGAGGCTTTTTGTACTTTCATTGCAAATCGTTACATTGCCGTGATATGCTAACGATAAAGTAATAAACGTCTTTGTAATTGTTCAATAGTAATCAGGTTTGGGTAATGTCGCAGGTAACGATCTCTTCGCTAGCCTTAAATAGTTGGGATTGTCCGCCTTGAATTGTAGCCTGATATTTGCAGTCATCACAAGTATGAAAGCTAGTCTTGGAAGAAAACAGGCTAACTCTAATTTAGATTGAGCGCCAACGCCATAGCTGCCCTGACCAAGGAGCTTTTCGTAGTCAAGGCTGGGCTTCGCCCATGGCAGATCACGAATTGAGGCTGTAGATTTATTTGGTTTTTCATAGTCTGTCTGCGTGAGTTATTCACTTGATTCAGGGTTCCTGCATACTGTCTGACTCTGCGAATCAGTATGCTTTATTACCCAAATCTTGTTGACAGGTGGACTATTTGAAGTGCGCCAAATTACTGGTAATTTTAGATGAATAACGGCGCTAGGAGGAAACTTGAACGGAACAATTTTGAGGCGAGAGTGGTTTTTTAACACTCAGCGAGACATTATGGCTGGGGCTGTCGTTGGGCTGGCACTCATTCCAGAAGCGATCGCTTTTTCAATTATTGCCGGGGTAGATCCCAAAGTTGGGCTTTACGCTTCATTTATTATTGCCGTGATCACAGCCTTTTTAGGAGGCAGACCAGGGTCAATTTCCGCCGCCACAGGCGCAATGGCGCTGTTGATGATTGATTTAGTCAAAGATCATGGTTTGCAATATTTATTCGCCGCCACCTTTTTAACCGGAGTTTTTCAAGTTTTGTTTGGGGTGATGAAACTAGGTCGCCAAATGAAATTTGTCCCCAGGGCGGTGATGATTGGCTATATCAATGCCCTGGCGGTGTTAATTTTTCTCGCCCAGATACCGCAATTAACCAATGTTCCGCCCACTGTATATGTGCTGACTATCCTTTCCTTGGGGATTATTTATATACTACCTCGCTTCACCAAAGTAGTACCCTCTCCCTTAGTGGCTTTAGCAGTGATGACCATAGCAGCGATCGCGCTCAAACTTCAAGTCCCCACCGTCGGAGATATGGGCGAGCTACCCACTACTCTACCTTTCTTTGCCCTCCCCCAAGTGCAGTGGAATCTGGAAACATTAAAGATTATTCTGCCCTATTCCCTAACCTTAGCGATCGTGGGTTTATTGGCTTCCTTCTTAACAGCTTCCCTAGTAGATGAACTTACAGATACCCCCAGCGATAAAAACCAAGAAGCCAAAGGACAAGGCATTGCTAATATTGTGACTGCCTTCTTTGGGGGTATGGCCGGGTGTGGCATGATTGGGCAATCAGTGATTAATGTGCAGTCTGGCGGACGAGGGAGACTCTCAACCCTTGCATCTGGCATTTTCCTGTTATTTGCCATTTTGTTCTTACAGGATTGGGTGAAGCAAATGCCGATGGCCGCATTAGTCGCCGTCATGATTATGGTATCAATTGGGACATTTCGCTGGTCATCCTTAAAAAATCTTCCCCGCATCCCTCGCACTGAAACAGCCGTCATGTTAACTACTATGTTCGTGACAATTTTTACCCGTAATTTTGCCGTCGGCGTAATCACAGGTATTGTCATGAGTACAGTCTTCTTCTCCAGCAAAATTGCCCAGTTAGTATTTGTGGATAAAGTGCTGAGTGAAGATGGCGGACATCGGACTTACAAAGTAGCCGGGCAAATTTTCTTTTTATCGAGAGATGAGTTTCTCGCGTCTTTTGATTTTAGCGAACTCGTCGAGCGCGTCACCATTGATTTAACTCATGCTCACCTCTGGGATCAAGGTGCAGTGGAAGTCCTTGATAAAGCAGTCATGAAATTTCGCCGGAATGGCGTAGATGTAGAACTCATCGGACTAAATGAAGCCAGTGCTACCTTGCTGGATAAATTAGCAATTTCTCAAAACGCTGATGCTTTGAAAAAGCCCTAGTATGTTTACCTTTTAATCTTTCCAAATCCAGGGTGTCAAGCCAAAATGAAAAATATTTTACTTTGTACAGATGGTTCAGCTTTTGCTGAAAATGTTTATAAATATGGGGCTTGGTTTGCGATTCAATTTCATGCCCACATTAATGTTTTGTTCGTCACAGATATTCGCAGCCAACAAGTAGCTTCCACTGGGAACTTAAGCGGTAGCATTGGGCTTGGTGCTTCCGAAAAGTTGCTCCATGAATTAGTGGAGTTAGAACATAAAAAAGCCAAGCTGAATAATCAACGCGCTCGGTTGATTTTACAAAATGCCTGCCAAACTCTCACATCTGAGGGCATTGAAGATTTTAAGTTAACAAATAAAACCGGATTTCTGGTAGATTGTTTTCATGAATTTGAAAGTGATTCCGATTTGATTGTTTTAGGTAAACGGGGAGAAGCAGCAGATTTTGCCTCTGGACATTTAGGTGCAAATGTAGATCGGA comes from the Nodularia sp. NIES-3585 genome and includes:
- a CDS encoding HlyD family efflux transporter periplasmic adaptor subunit, which produces MIQLNGNGNGKSKNGVKANSPLLTSPEKASNQPLGNANYTNFDQSVVLRQSPIWSRTIMMTLIGLACFGITWAYFAKIEQVVPATGQLKPEGTVKEVQAPVSGVVKSVHVKDGEQVKPGDLLLTFETVATVAELDSLKEIRTALMSENQIYRRLMATSYTTAAEVEFSSAKLPVNAEFLLKSRTALVKENELLRAELSNLNTVAGLGVDEQQRLQFAQRELDSRSAAGELEVEKTKKQLAQIQVRKNNTQSSLLIQQNILDKIQILAEEGGISQLQYLNQQQQVQTLTSEIAQLDEEQQRLQFTIEQGQQELKNTVAASGKNVLEKIADNKKRIAEIDSQFMRIVLSNEQTLADLNSKISQAQLNFEYQELRAPVAGTIFDLQAKNPGFVANSSQQVLQIVPDEKYIAEVFITNKDIGFVREGMQTDVRIDSFPFSQFGDIKGQVISIGSDALPPDETYQFYRFPATISLDKQYLDAQGRNIPLQSGMSIVANIKVREERTVMSLFTEMFTKQVDSLKEVR
- a CDS encoding peptidase domain-containing ABC transporter, which gives rise to MTYITSSFQEFLSNLEGFEHLPTEEITHLSKQVQAWRYRIGQKIIGKEKLPEQITIIYEGKVRFLGYHPQTQIPTTLKLLQPGAIIGEISILREVACETAIASTEVICLNLSKIEYLRLVASYPNFADTRLNRSHLIEVFDVLGSQVEKQANAVLNFTELAEQALSRAKIHYLHPGKTPVSQLDNENIWFVSGGSSVTNFSPGSQLELGETLEVKGTNRARLIGLSPADLSFLDSHQVQIPVQLTQPIVTDDLEIPYASEEEIPQSEASPETGKQKRQNYPFVSGKGELNTIFACFQMLSKHLKIPFRREVIRRILTEQIKRHSTISFPACAYVAELIGLKSQLVDLPVAAITRIPTPALIYYGDSYAVLYETVANTIVAGVPSQGIVRCKPAEFIAKLDIDESNLPPQVKVLLLAATKETPQERFGIQWFVPYLSKHRRVLVEVFIASFFVQLAQLANPLVIQLIIDKVIVQNSISTLNVLGVLLLVVGIFEALLTTLRTYLFVDTTNRIDMGLGSQIIDHLLRLPLRYFERRPVGELATRVNELENIRQFLTGTALTVVLDAVFSVIYIVVMLFYSWQLTLVGLGTIPIFIILTLIASPTISKQLRTKAERNAHTQSYLVEVMSGIQTVKAQNIELQSRFSWQERYARYVAAGFKTVITSTLANSTSSFLNKLSALLVLWLGSYLVLQGELTLGELIAFRIISGYVTSPILRLAQLWQSFQETALSLERLSDIVDTPQEGELDRGNIPLPAISGSVKFENVSFRFATSGPLQLSNVNLEIASGQFIGIVGQSGSGKSTLMKLLLRLYEVESGRILIDNYDISKVELYSLRRQVGVVPQETLLFDGTVQENIALTNPDSTTDEIIAAARIAVAHDFIMSLPNGYNTRVGERGAGLSGGQRQRIAIARSILQRPKLLVLDEATSALDYPTERQVCLNLANAFKGNTVFFITHRLTTVSHADMIVVMDNGRLIEQGSHQELMAAKGHYSYLYQQQQVNV
- a CDS encoding peptidylprolyl isomerase, coding for MMPVLQVGDRQLTATEVLPLLEKYQMLPQLIKEVLLDQAIAPISCTPEEEKIAYEKLAQHYQITSDDARQRWLEQNNMSAEQLDAIAIRQFKIEKFKQLTWSGDLESYFSQRKPQLDRVVYSLIRTNDVGIAQEIYFRLQAGEQSFAELAREYSQGPEAQTNGLVGPLELQTIHPVLAKILASSQPQQLLPPTQLENWIVIVRLEKLLLTQLDNSLRQRLLNERFNSWLQAQILAQNCQINQRKYATVET